Proteins encoded by one window of Erythrobacter sp.:
- a CDS encoding phosphatidylserine/phosphatidylglycerophosphate/cardiolipin synthase family protein, with product MTDPQIAAWSDPEPFAAQAQGLSFIFYPAGKDRRTALLDIINSAQDSLKIAFYIFAADGVGEEVRDALVAAALRGVDVTLIVDGFGASVDQAFFAEMTAAGGCFCIFMARWSRRALIRNHQKIVLADDTVAMLGGFNVEDDYFSPPQDNGWNDLGFRLEGPVVQRLADWFAELKAWAINEKAQFRDIRRRVREWDAGSGPVQLLIGGPTKGLSSWARCIRFDLAEGERLDMMMAYFSPNLKLRKRIRQIARKGHTHLVLAGKSDNGATIGASRALYKKLLESGAKIYEFQPCKLHTKLIVLDDAVYLGSANLDMRSLYLNLEVVLRIEDAALAETMRAYIHQHIPASEEVTPEAHARNATLLNRAKWWISWLLVGVLDYTVTRRLNLGLSGGAD from the coding sequence ATGACCGATCCGCAGATTGCCGCCTGGAGCGACCCCGAACCATTCGCGGCGCAAGCGCAGGGGCTGTCCTTCATCTTCTATCCGGCGGGTAAGGATCGCCGCACGGCGCTGCTCGACATCATCAATTCGGCGCAGGATAGCCTGAAAATCGCTTTCTACATTTTTGCTGCCGACGGGGTGGGGGAAGAAGTGCGCGATGCGCTGGTGGCCGCCGCGCTGCGCGGGGTCGATGTGACGCTGATCGTCGACGGGTTCGGTGCCAGCGTCGATCAGGCGTTCTTTGCCGAAATGACTGCCGCGGGTGGCTGCTTCTGCATTTTCATGGCCCGCTGGTCGCGCCGGGCGCTGATCCGCAACCACCAGAAAATCGTCCTCGCGGATGATACCGTCGCGATGCTCGGCGGGTTCAATGTGGAGGACGACTACTTCTCCCCGCCGCAGGACAATGGCTGGAACGACCTCGGCTTCCGGCTCGAAGGCCCGGTGGTGCAGCGGCTTGCGGATTGGTTTGCCGAGCTGAAAGCCTGGGCGATCAACGAAAAGGCGCAGTTCCGCGATATCCGTCGCCGGGTTCGCGAATGGGATGCAGGAAGCGGGCCGGTGCAATTGCTGATCGGGGGGCCGACCAAGGGGCTATCGAGCTGGGCGCGCTGTATCCGCTTCGATCTGGCCGAGGGCGAGAGGCTGGACATGATGATGGCCTATTTCTCGCCCAACCTGAAGCTGCGCAAGCGGATCCGCCAGATCGCCCGCAAGGGGCACACGCATCTGGTGCTTGCGGGCAAGAGCGACAATGGCGCCACCATCGGGGCCAGCCGCGCGCTGTACAAGAAGCTGCTGGAATCGGGCGCGAAGATCTACGAATTCCAGCCGTGCAAGCTGCACACCAAGCTGATCGTGCTCGACGATGCGGTCTATCTCGGCAGCGCCAACCTGGACATGCGCAGCCTCTATCTCAATCTTGAAGTGGTGCTGCGGATCGAGGATGCGGCGCTGGCGGAGACGATGCGCGCCTATATCCACCAGCATATTCCGGCGAGCGAGGAAGTGACGCCGGAGGCCCACGCCCGCAACGCAACCCTGCTCAACCGCGCCAAGTGGTGGATTAGCTGGCTGCTGGTCGGCGTGCTCGATTACACCGTCACCCGGCGGCTCAATCTGGGGTTATCGGGCGGCGCGGATTGA
- a CDS encoding DNA-directed RNA polymerase subunit omega produces the protein MARVTVEDCVDKIPNRFDLVLLAAQRAREISGGAELTIDRDRDKNPVVALREIAETTVKPKILQESLVQSLQNILPDEEDEADDIGSLSQSAEAMRLSAAAPARSTSIGGDYDG, from the coding sequence ATGGCGCGCGTTACCGTCGAAGATTGTGTCGACAAGATCCCCAACCGTTTCGACCTCGTGCTGCTGGCAGCCCAGCGTGCGCGCGAGATTTCCGGCGGGGCAGAACTGACCATCGACCGCGACCGGGACAAGAACCCCGTCGTCGCCCTGCGCGAAATCGCCGAGACCACGGTGAAGCCCAAGATCCTGCAGGAATCGCTGGTGCAGTCGCTGCAGAACATCCTGCCCGATGAAGAGGACGAGGCCGACGATATCGGTTCGCTGAGCCAGTCGGCCGAGGCGATGCGCCTTTCCGCCGCTGCGCCTGCCCGCTCGACCTCGATCGGCGGCGATTACGACGGCTGA
- a CDS encoding sterol desaturase family protein has translation MDFTPETAPIIGLAVIAAGFLLFATLELVLPFRRGLQPKGRRWVTNLALFAIDTLAVRLLLPLAMLGTALLAAERGWGLFNTIAVPGWLAFALTLLALDLALWVQHWATHRVPWLWRLHRVHHTDRDFDVTTAARFHPLEIVLSMGWKMGVVAALGAPALAVVVFETGFALFTLWTHSNLALPARVESMVRKLIVTPDLHRIHHSVRMEETNSNYGTALTLWDRLFGTYRGSARDPQESMAIGLAEWQDDRPARLGFSLWLPFTRR, from the coding sequence GTGGACTTCACCCCCGAAACAGCGCCGATCATCGGCCTCGCCGTAATCGCGGCAGGCTTCTTGCTGTTCGCCACACTCGAACTGGTGCTGCCCTTCCGCCGCGGGCTGCAGCCCAAAGGGCGGCGGTGGGTGACCAACCTGGCACTGTTCGCAATCGATACGCTGGCGGTGCGGCTGCTGCTGCCGCTGGCGATGCTCGGCACCGCGCTGCTGGCGGCAGAACGTGGCTGGGGGCTGTTCAACACCATCGCTGTTCCCGGCTGGCTGGCTTTCGCGCTCACCCTGCTGGCGCTCGATCTGGCGCTGTGGGTGCAGCACTGGGCCACCCACCGGGTTCCGTGGCTGTGGCGCCTGCACCGCGTCCACCACACCGACCGCGATTTCGACGTTACCACGGCGGCGCGATTCCATCCGCTGGAAATCGTCCTGTCGATGGGCTGGAAGATGGGCGTGGTGGCAGCGCTTGGCGCGCCGGCGCTGGCGGTGGTCGTGTTCGAAACGGGCTTTGCGCTATTCACCCTGTGGACCCATTCCAACCTCGCGCTGCCCGCGCGCGTCGAAAGCATGGTGCGCAAGCTGATCGTCACGCCCGACCTGCACCGCATTCACCATTCGGTACGGATGGAGGAAACCAACAGCAATTACGGCACCGCGCTGACCCTGTGGGATCGCCTGTTCGGCACCTATCGCGGCAGCGCGCGCGATCCGCAGGAAAGCATGGCGATAGGGCTGGCCGAATGGCAGGATGATCGGCCTGCAAGGCTGGGTTTCAGCCTGTGGCTGCCGTTTACGCGGCGATGA
- a CDS encoding DUF3667 domain-containing protein, whose product MSDIMEGIGTAASGGLFARVLEPESGAKAPDPHQPDNCLNCGTPLTGAYCSACGQSGHVHRTIGAFMHDLLHGALHFEGKLWRTLPMLVFRPGQLTRRYIEGQRARFVSPMALFLFSVFLMFAVFQMVGLTAPSTVNGRGLDGADLNGGVVAVDNNVEEQRAALREQLDTLAPGDPARAEVQEDLGVLDATQDGIEQLQEFRNSGLDESNVTLTGIEAIDAGLIAKWNENPGLMLYKLQANAYKFSWLLIPISIPFVWLVFAWKRRFRGYDHAIFVTYSLSFMTILFIVASLLGVARVPSALIGLLVMLIPPAHLYKQLRYAYDLSRFSAFWRLLVLSVFIWIIVFLFLEALLLLGAV is encoded by the coding sequence ATGAGCGACATCATGGAGGGTATCGGCACGGCGGCGAGCGGCGGGCTGTTTGCGCGTGTGCTCGAACCCGAATCGGGCGCGAAGGCTCCCGATCCGCACCAGCCGGATAATTGCCTCAATTGCGGCACGCCGCTCACCGGCGCCTATTGCTCCGCCTGCGGCCAGAGCGGCCACGTTCACCGCACCATCGGCGCCTTCATGCACGACCTGCTGCACGGCGCGCTGCATTTCGAAGGCAAGCTGTGGCGCACCCTGCCGATGCTGGTGTTCCGCCCCGGACAATTGACCCGCCGCTATATCGAGGGCCAGCGCGCCCGCTTCGTCAGCCCGATGGCGCTGTTCCTCTTCAGCGTGTTCCTGATGTTCGCGGTGTTCCAGATGGTCGGCCTGACCGCGCCCAGCACCGTCAACGGGAGAGGTCTCGACGGCGCGGATCTGAATGGCGGCGTCGTTGCGGTGGACAACAACGTGGAGGAGCAGCGTGCCGCCCTGCGGGAGCAACTGGACACGCTGGCTCCCGGCGATCCGGCGCGCGCCGAGGTGCAGGAAGATCTCGGCGTGCTCGACGCGACGCAGGACGGGATCGAGCAGCTCCAGGAATTCCGGAACAGCGGCCTTGACGAGAGCAATGTCACGCTCACCGGCATCGAAGCCATCGATGCCGGACTGATCGCGAAATGGAACGAAAACCCCGGCCTGATGCTCTACAAGTTGCAGGCAAATGCCTACAAGTTCAGTTGGCTCCTGATTCCGATTTCAATCCCGTTCGTCTGGCTGGTATTCGCATGGAAGCGACGTTTCCGGGGATACGATCACGCGATCTTCGTCACCTATTCATTGAGCTTCATGACCATCCTGTTCATCGTAGCTTCGCTGCTGGGGGTGGCGCGGGTGCCGAGTGCGCTGATCGGGCTGCTGGTGATGCTGATCCCGCCGGCGCACCTCTACAAGCAATTGCGCTATGCCTACGATCTCAGCCGCTTCTCGGCCTTCTGGCGGCTGCTGGTGCTGAGCGTGTTCATCTGGATCATCGTCTTCCTGTTCCTCGAAGCCCTGCTGTTGCTGGGGGCCGTGTGA